Proteins encoded by one window of Nocardia goodfellowii:
- a CDS encoding TetR/AcrR family transcriptional regulator: protein MASTPAGHARGRSVSRKPAKSSRRDTRGRPETRQRLLDAAFDAIAEMGFGRARPEHVCERAGYTRGAFYSNFTSMDELFLAMMGREATRLIAVTSAAFEEEPATELREVRQIVEHMLNAAPLDGKWFRIYYEFSAHALRNPELRAVIAEQMRSISAAFIPVLQTLLARAGRVVTDPQALGMAFAAVHEGTATQCLMEPDNAAVRELRADLFTRVVLSYSVPDEQADRTAG, encoded by the coding sequence GTGGCGTCCACTCCCGCTGGCCACGCCCGTGGTCGCAGTGTGTCGAGGAAACCCGCAAAGTCCAGTCGCCGGGATACGCGAGGCAGGCCCGAGACGCGCCAGCGGCTACTCGACGCCGCCTTCGACGCGATTGCGGAGATGGGTTTCGGTCGAGCCCGCCCTGAGCATGTGTGTGAACGCGCCGGCTATACGCGGGGGGCGTTCTATTCCAACTTCACCTCGATGGACGAGTTGTTCCTGGCGATGATGGGCCGCGAGGCGACGCGGTTGATCGCGGTGACGAGCGCGGCCTTCGAAGAAGAACCGGCGACTGAACTCCGTGAGGTCCGCCAGATCGTCGAGCACATGCTGAACGCGGCGCCCTTGGACGGCAAGTGGTTTCGCATCTATTACGAATTCAGCGCGCATGCTCTGCGCAACCCCGAACTGCGCGCCGTCATCGCCGAGCAAATGCGATCGATCAGTGCGGCATTCATCCCGGTCCTGCAAACACTTCTCGCTCGCGCCGGACGGGTAGTGACCGACCCGCAAGCGCTGGGAATGGCATTTGCCGCAGTACACGAGGGCACCGCGACGCAATGCCTGATGGAGCCTGACAATGCCGCCGTCCGGGAGCTACGGGCCGACTTGTTCACGCGCGTCGTTCTGTCCTACAGCGTGCCCGACGAACAAGCCGACCGTACCGCCGGCTAA